TCCTGCGTCTCCCAGGTCCGTGGTCCTCTCCGGCTTCATGTTTCCTCATCGCGTCCTTGACCAGCCTCTTGATCAGGGCGGCGGGAATCGGCCGATTCAGGGGTATCTTGAGAGCCGATTTGGTGCTCCTGTACTCCGCCACCTCGTCGATGTGCTCGTCGATCACCGGAGGCCGCAGGTAGAACCCTATGCTCGTCTTCAGAAGGGCGAAGTAGCAGAGTCGCCCCTTGATGCCGGATTCGCCTCTGAAGCTGTAGTACGGCATCCCATAGCTCATGCTCTCCGCGGCATCGGGCGCAACCTCTCTAATGGCCGCCCGGACCTCCTTGAGTTTCGGTCGCACCCCCTCTGAAGCGGCCGCGATGTAGGCGTCAACGTCCTTTGCCGGATTCATCGACACGCTATGCTTGGGACGACATAAAATCTGTACGCTA
Above is a window of Thermoplasmata archaeon DNA encoding:
- a CDS encoding DUF1801 domain-containing protein, whose translation is MNPAKDVDAYIAAASEGVRPKLKEVRAAIREVAPDAAESMSYGMPYYSFRGESGIKGRLCYFALLKTSIGFYLRPPVIDEHIDEVAEYRSTKSALKIPLNRPIPAALIKRLVKDAMRKHEAGEDHGPGRRRKRKAGR